Proteins from a genomic interval of Stigmatopora nigra isolate UIUO_SnigA unplaced genomic scaffold, RoL_Snig_1.1 HiC_scaffold_65, whole genome shotgun sequence:
- the LOC144193090 gene encoding FH1/FH2 domain-containing protein 3-like isoform X2, with the protein MPHLDINASHLKMSSRPQTRQPNRVDAESPRQRLETASLGPGDAWDHFQLCGASLRIKDLDFSDLLEEEDLDVLDTTDFSCLSAPLERLPPPPPHLPGSLAPPPPPPPLPGAPAPPPPPPSGTKKKKTVKLFWRELKQTETPAKCRFGRGTLWTSLDKVQVDMGKLEHLFESRAKETPWAKKAPESKKSEILVLDSKRSTAINIGMTVLPAVHVIKSAILNFDDFAISKEGVEKILSMMPTEEEKQKIREARSANPDVPLGTAEEFLSGLASVSALTPRLQLWSFKLNYEALEQEIAEPLLDLKLGMEQLAGNRTFKKILATLLAVGNFLNGSEAAGFELAYLEKVAEVKDTVHRQTLLHHVCALVTESEPRSSDVYSEIPAVTRSAKVDFELLADNLLQLERRCKASWENLQVVSKHETKSALKNKMADFLKDCTQRILILKVVHRRVINRFHSFLLFLGQPAASARDTKVTGFCRIISELALEYRTTREALTLKRKRDKHRERTKTRGKLITETEKFSGALPRPEGSAPVSPEAKHRTMTRTMTRSMTRMLTQDDGNRRRSHAVGASRGQSPSPRDHRDRSDDIMERLVELVTRDPETRASAPKTRKRSRINRKSMRRTLKSGVSAETLRALGLQKSAEDI; encoded by the exons atgccacatttggacATCAACGCAAGTcatctcaagatgtcgtctcgt CCTCAGACGCGTCAGCCGAACAGAGTGGACGCCGAGAGTCCCCGTCAGCGCCTGGAGACCGCCTCGCTGGGACCCGGGGACGCGTGGGACCATTTCCAGTTGTGCGGCGCCAGCCTTCGGATTAAAGACTTGGACTTCTCAGACCtcctggaggaggaggacctggaCGTTCTGGACACCACAGACTTTTCCTGCCTTTCAGCACCCCTGGAGCGgttacctcctcctcctccgcaccTTCCAGGCagtctggctcctcctcctcctccaccaccgctACCCGGCGctccagctcctcctcctcccccgccgtcggggacaaagaagaagaagacggtcAAGTTATTCTGGCGCGAACTGAAGCAGACGGAGACGCCGGCCAAGTGCCGCTTCGGACGGGGCACCCTGTGgacgtcactggacaaggtccaagtggacatggggaagctggagcacctctttgagtccagggccaaagagacgccatgggccaag aaagcgccagagagcaaaaagtccgagatcctggttctggactccaagcggagcaccgccatcaacatcgggatgacggtcctgcccgccgttcacgtcatcaagagcgccatcctcaactttgacgactttgccatcagcaAGGAGGGTGTAGAG aagatcctgagcatgatgcccacagaggaggagaagcagaagatccgcgaggctcgctcggccaatcccgacgttcccctggggacggccgaggaattcctctcgggcctggcttctgtcagcgccttgaccccccgcctgcagctgtggtctttcaagctcaactatgaggcactcgagcag gagatcgccgagcccctgttagacctgaagttgggcatggagcagctggccggcaaccggaccttcaagaagatcctggccacgctgctggccgtggggaacttcctcaacggctCCGAG GCCGCCGGCTTCGAGCTGGCTTACTTGGAGAAGGTGGCAGAGGTGAAGGACACGGTCCACCGCCAAACTCTGCTCCATCACGTCTGCGCCTTGGTCACGGAAAGCGAGCCGCGCTCGTCCGACGTCTACTCCGAGATCCCCGCCGTCACGCGTTCCGCCAAG GTGGACTTTGAGCTGCTGGCGGACAATCTGCTCCAGCTGGAAAGACGCTGCAAGGCATCCTGGGAAAACCTTCAGGTGGTTTCCAAGCACGAGACCAAAAGCGCCCTGAAGAACAAGATGGCCGACTTCCTGAAGGACTGCACTCAAAGGATTCTCATTCTCAAGGTGGTCCACAGGAGAGTCATCAACag GTTCCACTCGTTCCTTCTGTTCCTGGGTCAGCCGGCGGCATCGGCCCGGGACACCAAAGTGACGGGCTTCTGCCGGATCATCAGCGAGTTAGCGCTGGAGTACCGCACCACCAGAGAGGCGCTCACCCTCAAACGCAAGCGTGACAAACACAGGGAGAGGACCAAAACGCGGGGGAAGCTGATCACCGAG ACGGAGAAGTTCTCTGGAGCGCTGCCACGCCCCGAGGGCTCGGCCCCCGTCTCACCGGAGGCCAAGCACCGGACCATGACCCGGACCATGACCCGGTCCATGACCCGGATGCTGACCCAAGATGACGGCAACCGGAGACGCTCTCACGCCGTCGGCG CGTCCCGCGGCCAGTCTCCGTCGCCTCGGGACCACCGAGACCGGTCGGACGACATTATGGAGCGTCTGGTGGAGTTGGTGACCCGCGACCCAGAGACCAGGGCGTCCGCCCCCAAAACCAGGAAGCGCTCCCGGATCAACAGGAAGTCCA TGAGGAGGACGCTGAAAAGCGGAGTGAGCGCCGAGACGTTGCGGGCCCTGGGGCTCCAAAAAAGCGCAGAGGACATATGA
- the LOC144193091 gene encoding sodium/hydrogen exchanger 5-like, with product MLARASAALLLPPLLFLAPRARASSDPAEAEEERAGHGHGGGGYRVVQWEWSYVQTPYVITVWLLVASVAKILFQLSRRLTRVVPESVLLILLGLALGGLALLADDKQPYQLEPTLFFLFLLPTIVGDAGYFMPARLFFDNLGAILTYAVAGTLWNAFGTGLALTAAHRLGVIDERVEAGLLDFLLFGALISAVDPVAVLAVFEEVHVNDTLFIIVFGESLLNDAVTVVLYKVYISFVEVGTENVQMADYFKGMASFLVVSAGGTSVGLVFAIILSLLTRFTKKVRIIEPLFVLLLVYLAYLTAELFSLSSILSMTFCGIGANKYVEANISQKSRTAVKYTMKTLASIAETLIFIFLGISAVDKSKWAWDTGLVACTLIFIFIFRALGVMGQTWVLNRFRLVPLDKIDQVVMSYGGLRGAVAFALVVLLDGQRVKAKDYFVATTIVVVFFTVMFQGLTIKPLVKWLKVPRSTSRKPTINEEIHERAFDHILTAVEDIAGLQGYHHWRDKWEQFDKNYLSKLLLRKSAYRKSELWEAYQKINIRDAISVIDQVGGAGRPAPTKHLTAIGSRLSGLEPYTFNNSDQR from the exons ATGCTCGCTCGTGCGTCCGCTGCGCTGCTGCTGCCGCCACTGCTTTTCCTCGCGCCCAGGGCGAGGGCGAGCTCGGACCCGGCAGAGGCAGAGGAAGAGCGAGCGGGGCACGGCCACGGCGGCGGGGGATACCGGGTGGTGCAATGGGAGTGGAGCTACGTGCAGACGCCTTACGTCATCACCGTGTGGCTACTGGTGGCCAGCGTGGCCAAAATCT TGTTCCAGCTTTCACGGCGTTTGACGCGGGTGGTCCCCGAGAGCGTGCTTCTGATCCTGCTGGGATTGGCGCTGGGCGGCCTGGCGCTGCTGGCCGACGACAAGCAGCCGTACCAGCTGGAGCCcaccctcttcttcctctttctgcTGCCCACCATCGTGGGCGACGCCGGCTACTTCATGCCGGCGCGCCTCTTCTTCGACAACCTGGGCGCCATCCTCACCTACGCCGTGGCCGGCACGCTGTGGAACGCCTTCGGCACCGGCTTGGCGCTGACCGCCGCCCACCGCCTGGGAGTCATCG ACGAGCGCGTGGAGGCGGGGCTGCTGGACTTTTTGCTCTTCGGCGCCCTGATCTCGGCGGTGGACCCCGTGGCGGTGCTGGCAGTCTTTGAGGAGGTTCACGTCAACGACACGCTCTTCATCATTGTCTTCGGAGAGTCGCTGCTCAACGACGCCGTCACTGTG GTGTTGTACAAGGTTTACATCTCCTTTGTGGAAGTCGGGACAGAAAATGTGCAGATGGCGGATTACTTTAAAGGAATGG CGTCCTTCCTGGTGGTGAGCGCGGGCGGCACCTCGGTGGGCCTGGTCTTCGCCATCATCCTGAGCTTGCTGACGCGCTTCACCAAGAAGGTCCGGATCATCGAGCCGCTCTTCGTCCTGCTGCTGGTCTACCTGGCGTACCTCACCGCCGAGCTGTTCTCCCTGTCATCCATCTTGTC GATGACCTTTTGCGGCATCGGCGCCAACAAGTACGTGGAGGCCAACATCTCGCAGAAATCTCGGACGGCGGTCAAGTACACAATGAAGACCCTGGCCAGCATCGCCGAAaccctcatcttcatcttcctcggCATCTCCGCCGTGGACAAGTCCAAATGGGCCTGGGACACGGGCCTGGTGGCGTGCaccctcatcttcatcttcatcttcagaGCCCTAG GAGTGATGGGTCAAACCTGGGTGCTCAACCGTTTCCGCCTGGTCCCGCTGGACAAGATCGACCAGGTGGTGATGTCGTATGGCGGGCTACGGGGGGCGGTGGCCTTCGCTCTGGTGGTCCTCCTGGACGGTCAACGCGTCAAGGCCAAAGACTACTTTGTGGCCACCACCATTGTGGTGGTCTTCTTCACCGTCATGTTCCAG GGTTTGACCATCAAGCCCCTGGTCAAGTGGCTGAAAGTTCCTCGCTCCACCAGCAGGAAACCGACCATCAACGAGGAGATTCACGAGAGG GCCTTCGATCACATCCTAACGGCAGTGGAGGACATCGCCGGTCTTCAGGGCTACCACCACTGGCGGGACAA GTGGGAACAGTTTGACAAGAATTACCTGAGCAAGCTCCTTCTGAGGAAGTCGGCGTACAGGAAGAGCGAGCTTTGG
- the LOC144193090 gene encoding FH1/FH2 domain-containing protein 3-like isoform X1 encodes MGHRSSPRPEGSDRLPPASRTTSITSSSARRPLMPHLDINASHLKMSSRPQTRQPNRVDAESPRQRLETASLGPGDAWDHFQLCGASLRIKDLDFSDLLEEEDLDVLDTTDFSCLSAPLERLPPPPPHLPGSLAPPPPPPPLPGAPAPPPPPPSGTKKKKTVKLFWRELKQTETPAKCRFGRGTLWTSLDKVQVDMGKLEHLFESRAKETPWAKKAPESKKSEILVLDSKRSTAINIGMTVLPAVHVIKSAILNFDDFAISKEGVEKILSMMPTEEEKQKIREARSANPDVPLGTAEEFLSGLASVSALTPRLQLWSFKLNYEALEQEIAEPLLDLKLGMEQLAGNRTFKKILATLLAVGNFLNGSEAAGFELAYLEKVAEVKDTVHRQTLLHHVCALVTESEPRSSDVYSEIPAVTRSAKVDFELLADNLLQLERRCKASWENLQVVSKHETKSALKNKMADFLKDCTQRILILKVVHRRVINRFHSFLLFLGQPAASARDTKVTGFCRIISELALEYRTTREALTLKRKRDKHRERTKTRGKLITETEKFSGALPRPEGSAPVSPEAKHRTMTRTMTRSMTRMLTQDDGNRRRSHAVGASRGQSPSPRDHRDRSDDIMERLVELVTRDPETRASAPKTRKRSRINRKSMRRTLKSGVSAETLRALGLQKSAEDI; translated from the exons ATGGGgcatcgctcatcgccacggccggagggatcagatcggcttccgccagcatctcgaaCAACGTCAATAACATCCAGTAGCGCAAGAAG acccttaatgccacatttggacATCAACGCAAGTcatctcaagatgtcgtctcgt CCTCAGACGCGTCAGCCGAACAGAGTGGACGCCGAGAGTCCCCGTCAGCGCCTGGAGACCGCCTCGCTGGGACCCGGGGACGCGTGGGACCATTTCCAGTTGTGCGGCGCCAGCCTTCGGATTAAAGACTTGGACTTCTCAGACCtcctggaggaggaggacctggaCGTTCTGGACACCACAGACTTTTCCTGCCTTTCAGCACCCCTGGAGCGgttacctcctcctcctccgcaccTTCCAGGCagtctggctcctcctcctcctccaccaccgctACCCGGCGctccagctcctcctcctcccccgccgtcggggacaaagaagaagaagacggtcAAGTTATTCTGGCGCGAACTGAAGCAGACGGAGACGCCGGCCAAGTGCCGCTTCGGACGGGGCACCCTGTGgacgtcactggacaaggtccaagtggacatggggaagctggagcacctctttgagtccagggccaaagagacgccatgggccaag aaagcgccagagagcaaaaagtccgagatcctggttctggactccaagcggagcaccgccatcaacatcgggatgacggtcctgcccgccgttcacgtcatcaagagcgccatcctcaactttgacgactttgccatcagcaAGGAGGGTGTAGAG aagatcctgagcatgatgcccacagaggaggagaagcagaagatccgcgaggctcgctcggccaatcccgacgttcccctggggacggccgaggaattcctctcgggcctggcttctgtcagcgccttgaccccccgcctgcagctgtggtctttcaagctcaactatgaggcactcgagcag gagatcgccgagcccctgttagacctgaagttgggcatggagcagctggccggcaaccggaccttcaagaagatcctggccacgctgctggccgtggggaacttcctcaacggctCCGAG GCCGCCGGCTTCGAGCTGGCTTACTTGGAGAAGGTGGCAGAGGTGAAGGACACGGTCCACCGCCAAACTCTGCTCCATCACGTCTGCGCCTTGGTCACGGAAAGCGAGCCGCGCTCGTCCGACGTCTACTCCGAGATCCCCGCCGTCACGCGTTCCGCCAAG GTGGACTTTGAGCTGCTGGCGGACAATCTGCTCCAGCTGGAAAGACGCTGCAAGGCATCCTGGGAAAACCTTCAGGTGGTTTCCAAGCACGAGACCAAAAGCGCCCTGAAGAACAAGATGGCCGACTTCCTGAAGGACTGCACTCAAAGGATTCTCATTCTCAAGGTGGTCCACAGGAGAGTCATCAACag GTTCCACTCGTTCCTTCTGTTCCTGGGTCAGCCGGCGGCATCGGCCCGGGACACCAAAGTGACGGGCTTCTGCCGGATCATCAGCGAGTTAGCGCTGGAGTACCGCACCACCAGAGAGGCGCTCACCCTCAAACGCAAGCGTGACAAACACAGGGAGAGGACCAAAACGCGGGGGAAGCTGATCACCGAG ACGGAGAAGTTCTCTGGAGCGCTGCCACGCCCCGAGGGCTCGGCCCCCGTCTCACCGGAGGCCAAGCACCGGACCATGACCCGGACCATGACCCGGTCCATGACCCGGATGCTGACCCAAGATGACGGCAACCGGAGACGCTCTCACGCCGTCGGCG CGTCCCGCGGCCAGTCTCCGTCGCCTCGGGACCACCGAGACCGGTCGGACGACATTATGGAGCGTCTGGTGGAGTTGGTGACCCGCGACCCAGAGACCAGGGCGTCCGCCCCCAAAACCAGGAAGCGCTCCCGGATCAACAGGAAGTCCA TGAGGAGGACGCTGAAAAGCGGAGTGAGCGCCGAGACGTTGCGGGCCCTGGGGCTCCAAAAAAGCGCAGAGGACATATGA